The following proteins are encoded in a genomic region of Arachis stenosperma cultivar V10309 chromosome 4, arast.V10309.gnm1.PFL2, whole genome shotgun sequence:
- the LOC130974213 gene encoding probable WRKY transcription factor 4, translated as MSTTDANSAAAPPQSSRPTITLPPRPSAEAFFSGAGAGISPGPMTLVSSFFSDGGGSDSDYRSFSQLLAGAMASPLAFGGASRPPFPPPENPGENSGEEGAQKSLGFKQSRPMNLVVARSPMFTIPPGLSPSGFLNSPGFFSPQSPFGMSHQQALAQVTAQAVFAQSQMHMQADYQAPAVTAPTAPANPSVEMPSFTQNEASQQQVVPSVSEPSNAQVETSDISNTDNKKFQPSSMVIDKPADDGYNWRKYGQKQVKGSEFPRSYYKCTHLNCPVKKKVERAPDGHITEIIYKGQHNHEKPQANRRVKENNDSNGNSNVPPKSELNSQGWVGNATKVAESMPDCSVPESDQTSNQGASRLPGSSESEEVGNVDNREEGDDGEPNPKRRNTDVAVSEVPLSQKTVTEPKIIVQTRSEVDLLDDGYRWRKYGQKVVKGNPHPRSYYKCTSAGCNVRKHVERASSDPKAVITTYEGKHNHDVPAARSSSHNTASSNSVPLKPHNPVPQKHPLLKDMDFGSNDQRPVHLRLKEEQIIV; from the exons ATGTCCACCACCGACGCCAATTCAGCGGCGGCGCCGCCGCAGTCATCTCGGCCAACCATAACCCTCCCTCCTCGACCCTCCGCCGAGGCCTTCTTCTCCGGCGCCGGCGCTGGCATCAGTCCAGGCCCCATGACTCTCGTCTCCAGCTTCTTCTCTGATGGCGGCGGTTCTGACTCCGACTACCGCTCCTTCTCTCAGCTTCTCGCCGGCGCCATGGCGTCCCCGCTTGCCTTTGGCGGTGCTTCCAGGCCTCCCTTTCCGCCCCCCGAGAATCCCGGCGAGAATTCCGGTGAGGAAGGAGCGCAGAAGAGCTTAGGGTTCAAGCAGAGTAGGCCCATGAACTTGGTGGTTGCTCGTTCTCCAATGTTCACTATCCCTCCAGGGTTGAGTCCTTCTGGGTTTCTTAATTCGCCGGGGTTCTTTTCCCCTCAG AGCCCCTTTGGGATGTCGCACCAACAAGCTTTAGCACAGGTTACTGCTCAAGCTGTGTTTGCTCAATCTCAAATGCATATGCAAGCTGACTATCAGGCGCCTGCAGTAACAGCTCCGACAGCTCCCGCAAATCCATCAGTAGAGATGCCATCTTTTACTCAAAATGAAGCTTCGCAGCAACAAGTGGTACCGTCTGTATCAGAACCCAGCAATGCTCAAGTGGAAACATCAGATATTTCGAACACTGATAATAAGAAATTTCAACCATCTTCCATGGTCATTGACAAACCTGCAGATGATGGTTACAACTGGCGTAAGTATGGGCAGAAGCAAGTTAAGGGGAGCGAGTTTCCACGGAGCTACTACAAGTGTACGCATTTGAATTGCCCTGTTAAGAAAAAGGTTGAGCGTGCCCCCGATGGTCACATAACTGAAATTATCTATAAAGGCCAGCATAACCATGAAAAGCCTCAGGCAAATAGGCGTGTAAAAGAAAATAATGATTCAAATGGAAATTCAAATGTTCCACCCAAGTCTGAGTTGAATTCTCAGGGTTGGGTTGGAAATGCAACTAAGGTTGCAGAAAGCATGCCTGATTGTTCGGTTCCTGAGAGTGACCAGACCTCCAATCAAGGGGCAAGTAGGTTACCTGGATCAAGTGAGAGTGAGGAAGTGGGTAATGTAGATAATAGGGAAGAGGGAGATGATGGTGAGCCTAACCCTAAGAGAAG GAACACTGATGTTGCGGTTTCTGAAGTACCTCTATCGCAGAAAACCGTTACAGAACCCAAAATCATCGTGCAAACAAGAAGTGAAGTTGATCTTTTGGATGATGGCTACAGGTGGCGAAAGTATGGTCAGAAAGTAGTAAAGGGAAATCCTCATCCAAG GAGTTACTACAAATGCACTAGTGCAGGATGCAATGTGCGAAAGCACGTTGAGAGAGCTTCGTCGGACCCCAAAGCCGTCATAACTACTTACGAGGGAAAACATAATCACGATGTACCTGCTGCTAGAAGCAGTAGCCACAACACAGCGAGTAGCAATTCAGTGCCTCTGAAACCGCATAATCCGGTGCCACAGAAGCATCCTCTACTTAAAGACATGGATTTCGGAAGCAATGACCAAAGACCGGTACATCTGCGTTTAAAAGAAGAACAAATCATAGTGTAA